Proteins found in one Leguminivora glycinivorella isolate SPB_JAAS2020 chromosome 4, LegGlyc_1.1, whole genome shotgun sequence genomic segment:
- the LOC125225135 gene encoding uncharacterized protein LOC125225135 produces the protein MITRSKSKIMSANPDAVLAPPQPHSSVPQGDRAPSVHTAQSKSKSSRSSATVKAQKAAAEAIALRRRLEREQQLAAHERDREQALAARERERELQLAELQRQVEECELQAELQAIDAEAGSSCAGRSHSDQVSVNRTKKWVENHPFNDNCGDRDMDIPFNDNCGDRDIPAVGCEPLSGPSPGHTVPPPMATRVPAFPMNLLNRQSEPAVGCEPLLGPSPGHTVPSPMATRVSAFPINPLHRQSEPVNATKASEAAGYMPPLFPTELGQPVLLQAVADTAAAAKALASASSVKKLELPQFFGNTLQWLQFKRIYNVTKNNFSPLDNINRLHNALRGPARDAVAALLMSTEDPEEVMRALEDNFARPELIVYKEVNSLKNLPRLGNDLKELGVLSNKTWRSNIDWDTELPQTESSKWFEWFQELLKVSSLKIPRWYSKIKGSEPSYRELHVFADASELAYACVAYWRLVYPDGSIELILIASKTRVSPLKPISIPRLELQAALIASRLALVIKDSHRKKPTRTYFWTDSMTVLQWLRSDARAFKPFVAHRLGEILENSAVKDWHWVPTDLNVADDTTRLRPIDLTLSHRWFFGPSFLLKSPRTGPQSHLMSHQTSKNLNANQLSRWR, from the exons ATGATCACCCGTAgcaaaagtaaaataatgtcGGCTAATCCCGACGCCGTTTTAGCACCTCCACAGCCTCACAGCTCTGTTCCGCAAGGCGACAGGGCACCTAGCGTTCACACGGCGCAAAGCAAAAGCAAATCTTCTCGTTCTTCGGCGACCGTAAAAGCACAAAAAGCTGCAGCTGAAGCGATCGCTCTGCGCCGCCGCCTGGAACGAGAGCAGCAGCTCGCCGCCCACGAGCGCGACCGTGAGCAGGCGCTCGCCGCGCGGGAGCGCGAACGAGAACTTCAACTTGCGGAGCTGCAACGGCAGGTCGAAGAGTGTGAGCTGCAAGCTGAACTCCAAGCTATTGATGCCGAGGCAGGGAGTAGCTGCGCAGGTCGTAGCCATTCAGATCAGGTGAGCGTGAATAGAACAAAAAAATGGGTTGAAAACCATCCATTCAATGACAATTGTGGTGATAGGGACATGGACATTCCGTTCAATGACAATTGTGGTGATAGGGACATCCCTGCAGTAGGATGCGAACCTCTCTCAGGTCCATCTCCCGGCCATACGGTACCACCACCGATGGCCACTCGGGTACCTGCATTCCCTATGAACCTCCTTAATCGTCAATCGGAACCGGCAGTAGGATGCGAACCTCTTTTAGGTCCATCTCCCGGCCATACGGTACCATCACCGATGGCCACTCGGGTATCTGCATTCCCTATTAACCCCCTTCATCGTCAATCAGAACCGGTAAATGCCACCAAAGCGTCCGAGGCGGCCGGCTATATGCCCCCGCTCTTCCCCACGGAGCTTGGCCAACCTGTTCTCCTGCAAGCGGTAGCCGACACCGCGGCCGCAGCGAAGGCTCTCGCTTCAGCTTCCAGTGTAAAGAAACTGGAATTACCTCAATTTTTTGGTAACACGCTGCAATGGTTACAATTCAAACGTATATATAACGTAACTAAAAATAACTTTTCTCCTCTAGACAACATAAATCGGCTCCACAATGCGCTCCGCGGCCCCGCCCGGGACGCCGTCGCGGCGCTGCTGATGTCCACGGAGGACCCGGAGGAGGTGATGCGCGCTCTCGAGGACAACTTCGCCCGCCCCGAGCTCATCGTCTACAAAGAGGTCAATTCTTTAAAAAACCTTCCTCGCCTGGGAAACGACTTGAAAGAACTAGGAGTACTGTCGAATAAG ACTTGGAGATCTAACATTGATTGGGACACCGAACTCCCACAGACCGAATCATCTAAGTGGTTTGAATGGTTCCAAGAACTTTTAAAAGTTTCTTCGTTGAAGATCCCGCGTTggtattcaaaaataaaaggCTCGGAACCTTCATATCGAGAACTGCATGTTTTTGCGGATGCGAGTGAGCTTGCCTACGCCTGTGTCGCATATTGGCGCTTAGTGTACCCTGACGGCAGCATCGAGCTCATTCTCATCGCAAGTAAAACGAGGGTCTCCCCACTTAAACCTATATCTATCCCGCGATTGGAGTTACAAGCCGCTTTGATAGCTTCTCGATTAGCACTCGTTATCAAGGACAGCCATCGTAAAAAACCAACGCGTACATATTTTTGGACCGATTCGATGACTGTCCTCCAATGGTTGCGTAGTGATGCACGAGCGTTTAAGCCTTTTGTTGCCCACCGCCTAggtgaaatattagaaaattcTGCTGTCAAAGACTGGCACTGGGTACCGACAGACTTAAATGTGGCTGATGACACAACTAGACTTCGTCCAATTGATCTAACCCTTTCACATCGGTGGTTTTTTGGCCCATCATTTCTTTTAAAGTCCCCGAGGACTGGCCCACAGAGCCACTTAATGTCACATCAAACCTCGAAGAACTTAAATGCCAACCAATTGAGTCGGTGGCGGTAA